From the genome of Streptacidiphilus rugosus AM-16, one region includes:
- a CDS encoding PP2C family protein-serine/threonine phosphatase, with amino-acid sequence MGEQQGRPSLWPSWRRRDALALIPLGFIIAVTIFDVVTPDSVHYGVLLILAPMIAALVGGPWLTAGIGLLAVCAQAFIAARLDVLSVQRDEAIQILATTTLSTLVVLLSEIRERRMRQMEQIRAVSEAAQRALMRPLPHRLGSLQVASFYLAAADQAEIGGDLYTATSVRDATRVIIGDVRGKGLQAVGESALLIGAFREAADSHADLGELAAALDLSVSRYLADFVDDYAHAAEHFITALLLHIPAGAAAVQITNCGHPPPLLLHNGTIQVLHATNPIPPLGMHLLAVTDYTADTVAFKSGDTLLLYTDGVIEARNPDGEFYPSKSGSASGPTSHPRRCSGTSSETSSNTATGDSVTTPQ; translated from the coding sequence ATGGGAGAGCAGCAGGGCAGACCGAGCCTGTGGCCGTCATGGCGTAGACGTGATGCCCTGGCCCTGATCCCTCTGGGCTTCATCATCGCGGTCACGATCTTCGACGTGGTCACCCCGGACAGCGTCCACTACGGAGTGCTGCTCATCCTGGCACCCATGATCGCGGCACTGGTTGGCGGCCCGTGGCTCACGGCCGGAATCGGGCTCTTGGCCGTGTGCGCCCAGGCCTTCATCGCCGCCCGCCTGGACGTGCTGAGCGTCCAGCGCGATGAGGCCATTCAAATCCTCGCCACCACAACCCTGTCGACTCTGGTCGTCCTCCTGTCCGAAATCCGCGAACGGCGCATGCGACAGATGGAGCAGATCCGGGCCGTATCGGAAGCAGCCCAGCGCGCCCTCATGCGTCCCCTACCCCACCGCCTCGGCTCACTGCAGGTTGCCTCGTTCTACCTGGCCGCAGCAGACCAGGCCGAGATCGGCGGCGACCTCTACACCGCCACCAGCGTCCGGGACGCCACCCGCGTGATCATCGGGGACGTGCGCGGCAAGGGCCTGCAAGCGGTCGGCGAATCCGCACTGCTGATCGGAGCGTTCCGCGAGGCCGCCGACAGTCACGCCGACCTCGGCGAGCTCGCCGCCGCGCTCGACCTCAGCGTCAGCCGATACCTGGCCGACTTCGTCGACGACTACGCCCACGCCGCAGAGCACTTCATCACCGCCCTGCTGCTCCACATCCCCGCGGGTGCCGCAGCCGTGCAGATCACCAACTGCGGACACCCGCCACCTCTCCTCCTCCACAACGGCACCATCCAGGTTCTGCACGCCACCAACCCCATCCCGCCACTCGGCATGCACCTGCTGGCCGTTACCGACTACACAGCCGACACCGTCGCCTTCAAGTCCGGCGACACCCTGCTGCTCTACACCGACGGGGTCATCGAAGCCAGGAACCCGGATGGAGAGTTCTACCCCTCGAAGAGCGGGTCGGCCAGTGGGCCAACAAGCCACCCGAGACGCTGCTCCGGCACCTCCAGCGAGACCTCCTCGAACACTGCGACGGGCGACTCGGTGACGACGCCGCAGTGA
- a CDS encoding antibiotic biosynthesis monooxygenase, producing the protein MYVRTTYVTGDPGKIDQALDGLLVEAVKLLSDEPGYRGYGLFADRELGKITMGSWWDSVAAAQASNEAVRQRRAELLAPFASSLSVMTLEALAYTPHPQVERGGGFRLGRFQIPPAKLDQMSELFRTAALPGFESTPGFAGAALLADRQTGLGSVGTLWATRDALVASRGAQSAARARATSDVPMNVIALEEFEVLLVDRRD; encoded by the coding sequence ATGTACGTGCGCACGACTTATGTGACAGGCGATCCGGGCAAGATTGACCAGGCCCTGGACGGGCTGCTGGTCGAGGCCGTCAAGCTGCTCTCCGACGAGCCCGGCTACCGGGGTTACGGGCTCTTCGCCGACCGGGAACTCGGCAAGATCACGATGGGCAGCTGGTGGGACAGCGTCGCGGCGGCGCAAGCCAGCAACGAGGCCGTGCGGCAGCGACGCGCTGAGCTCTTGGCACCCTTCGCCTCGTCGCTGTCTGTCATGACACTAGAGGCGCTGGCGTACACGCCCCACCCGCAGGTCGAGCGAGGTGGGGGCTTCCGCCTCGGGCGATTCCAGATCCCCCCGGCCAAGCTGGACCAGATGTCCGAGCTGTTCCGGACTGCGGCACTGCCCGGGTTCGAGTCGACGCCGGGCTTCGCCGGGGCTGCACTGCTCGCCGACCGGCAAACCGGCCTGGGATCCGTCGGCACCCTGTGGGCCACCCGCGACGCACTCGTGGCCTCCCGCGGGGCCCAGTCCGCCGCACGGGCACGCGCGACCTCGGACGTGCCGATGAACGTGATCGCGCTGGAGGAGTTCGAAGTGCTGCTTGTGGACCGTCGCGACTGA
- a CDS encoding nuclear transport factor 2 family protein → MATAAPAFDADTLRRGIEGHTPETLLSLYRDDAEIRLVNRDATPSHPKVLQGRDAIGAMLTDVYSRDMTHKLERCVVQGDQVAFSESCQYPDGLRVLSESMITLRDGKISEQVMIEAWDE, encoded by the coding sequence ATGGCCACTGCCGCACCCGCCTTCGACGCCGACACGCTGCGTCGGGGCATTGAGGGACACACTCCCGAGACCCTGTTGTCCCTGTACCGGGACGATGCCGAGATCCGGCTCGTCAACCGCGACGCCACGCCGAGCCACCCCAAAGTCCTGCAAGGCCGGGACGCGATCGGTGCGATGCTCACCGATGTATACAGCCGCGACATGACGCACAAGCTGGAGCGCTGTGTGGTCCAGGGTGATCAGGTGGCCTTCAGCGAATCGTGTCAGTACCCGGACGGGCTGCGTGTTCTGTCCGAGTCCATGATCACGCTGCGCGACGGCAAGATCTCCGAGCAGGTCATGATCGAAGCGTGGGACGAGTGA